The genomic interval TGTATTGCGGTTAGGGGACCTCAGGCAGACTCAGCGTAAAATTGAGAGACgtcaggtgaacttattcccaagATGAATGAACTCTGATGTACTTTTCCCAAAATATCACTGCACATGGGCCATGCCCGCCTTGAGCCCAAGGCTGTGGTCTAGACTAACGAGCAAAACAGCGAAAACCCCAAGCGCCACCGCTTCACTCCCCGTCGGCGACCAGCCGACTTTCCCCaatgccggcgccgcccgccgcttccTGGCGCCGGcacgctgctgccgccgccgcctcctcctccacgcgcaaaaccctcctcctcctcctccccgtcctcctcctcctcctcttcttcgtcCTCTCCAGGGCTCCTGATCTcaccctctcccccgcggccgcctcctcccgccgcctctaCGCCGGGGTTCGCCCGTTCGATTGCTACGCGTCGCAGCAGGCCTCGCCGGTCTTCGCCAGCCTGGTGGAGGGCGTGCCCCACCCCTTCTTCTACTCCCTCGCCGACATGGGGGCTCTTCCCGACCACCCCCACAAGAACATCGCTCGCATCCTCAAGGGCAAGCGCTTCCGCAAGCCCGACATCTCCGAGACAATCCAGCAGCTGCTCGGGGGGAAGGTGGGGATCGGATCCCGTGGTGTGGTGGTCGACGTGGGTGCCAATGTTGGGATGGCGTCGTTCGCCGCGGCCGTGATGGGGTTCCGGGTGGTGGCCTTCGAGCCCGTCTTGGAGAATCTGCAGAGGATTTGCGATGGGGTGTATCTCAACAGGGTGCAGGACCAGGTTGTGGTGTACCATGCCGCGGCTTCTGATCGAGTTGGGAACATCACAATGCATAAGGTAATAGATGAGTACTTTACATTGCTGCCTGTAGTTTTGATGTTCACAtgtctattatttttttaaaaaaatactttgtgTGCAATGGCTGCCTTCTATGTTATAAAATTAACAAGGTTTTTACTGATCGGGAGTTCATTGTACAAAGTTAATCATTAGAGGTGATACcagaaacaacaacaaaaaaaaggaaaaaaaaaacaatgtgtaAGCTAGTATGGCAAGCTCTCATTATGCAAAAAATGAACCTTTGAAGTATTCTTGGGCATGTCTCGAGTTTTATCGGGATCCGGGAACTCATTTTCGTTACTAATGGAAAGAACAGTCTTCTTACAGAGATGCATGAATGAGTAAGTTGCAAACTAGAACAAACCCAGTATATGTTTCCATGCAGATGTGATTGTTTCATTTCTGCATTGTCTCTAAAAGGATCATGAACATTCCTATGACTTTAGTTGGTCCTTTCAATTTCATAGGGAAAGTTTTCAAGATTGTGGTGCTCATCTGCAGAAATGTTTGAAGCTATATATGCATAAGTCTGAAATGTTTCCTTTCCTTTAACATTTTAACTCACTGTTGGGATTCGGTGTTTATCTATTTTGTATTATTGCTATAATTTCTAAATAATTTAGAAATGCCACAACTTTATACATAAAAGTCATTTTTGTAATAATATGCTCTAATGTTATCAATGCAACTCATTGACCATTTCATTAGAGACTAACTTTTCTCAAAGAAATACATACCATATTGTATAGTTATTTAATGGTCCAGTTGATAGTTCATTAAATGCATGCTGGATGGCGTAACTAATGCTTTAGATAAATTGCCTTGCATTATACTAAATGCCTTCATTAGCTAGTTATGTTTGAAAATCATTGTAGACAAGGTTCTAATTTCTTGTTTACCTTAGAACTTCAGATTATGTCTATAGAGTTTTTTTACTCCCCCTGATTCGAAATGTAAGTTGTTTTACAATTTTTAGTCACTTTTCATCTCCTTGTTCGCCATTGCTGAATAATTCTTCTTCTCTCACAAGTCACAAATAAATGACACTTCTTTCCCTATAACAAATGAACGGTAGCAAAGTCATTTGTGCTGCTTTCTTAGTTCTCGTGCACAAGTCCAAATTACTTACATTTTCAATCTGAAAGAGTATCGCTGTGAAACAATAATTTCATTGTGCAATCATACATGTGCAAACATATTGGAATCAGTATGTAACTTAAATGATTCAAACATGTTTCATTTTGCCATTATTCTGACTTGTGGTTCCACTGGAAAGTACTCTAATTCTTTGAATTCTCCAATTGCACTCTTTATCCAGATACTCGATATTCTTTTAATTTATTCGACAGcttataaataataattttggtTACCTAGGTGATTGGACGACTCGACAACAGTGCTATATCTGCAACCGGTGCAAAATTGGCTTTTAAAGCAAATGAAGAAATTGCTGTTGAGGTTGCTACAATACCACTGGATGAAGTCATTCTAGATGCAGAGCGAGTGGTTTTGATCAAAATTGATGTTCAGGGGTGGGAATACCATGTTCTGAGAGGTGCATCAAAGTTGCTTTCAAGGAGGAAAGGTGATGCTCCCTACCTTATATATGAAGAAGATGAACGCCTACTGCAGGCAAGCAACAGTAGTGCACGAGAGATAAGGGCATTTCTTAGTAGTGTTGGTTACAATCACTGTACACGTCATGGCACAGATGCTCACTGCACGAAAAACTAGGCATGTGCTTTTTATTCATGTAAGTTGATGATCATCTATGAACAGAGAAACATTCATATATGATGTGCTGATCTGTAGAAAAGCATTTTCCCTCTCAGGCAGCACTTTCATGAATAAAAATAGTTAGTCAACTTTTAATTCATGGCTTCTTTCTTTTGGGTTAGATTGTTGATGGTCGAGTTTTAGTATCATGTTGATTTCTCTGATGTTATGACGATGTAGCTATGCCTGTTAACTTTTGTTGCATGTTTTGACTCTGTTGTAAATATTAGTGGATGTAGTCAGGCAGTAACGATTTTCTTATTGTgattatgcttatatttttatcATGTTGAGAATTTATTCCAAATCAGTTATGTTTGGTATATGCCTGATGCCACaatgacccccccccccccccccctctcctttcttttccttttttaggAGTGCAGTACAGTTGATTGAAAGAAAAGGGGTGACTAGATTCTGTTGTTTCCAATATGGTTTAGCTTGTCTATGCTATTACGGAACTAAACTAATCTTGTATAATTTTTCTATAGTATTTGGTTGATCAAATTACGACCTAAAATCTAAGTTACATAAACCTGCGTCCAAATTGGACCAAGTTTCAGAGTGAGCAAATGCAAATATACTGCTTGTTCCCTTGCAATCACTGCAGAATTTCACCATCTATCTCAACCCAAGGGATATGCGCAATCTTTGGCCAGTCAACACCACATTCTTTTCTGAGTCTATCCTTGAGCACTGGGTTACAGAGTGCGACTTCAAGCTTTCTAAGAGACAGTGGCAGCTGCTCGTCTGGGAGTAATTCCAACTCAGGGCAATTCCACAAGATTAATTTATCCAGGG from Oryza glaberrima chromosome 3, OglaRS2, whole genome shotgun sequence carries:
- the LOC127768711 gene encoding uncharacterized protein LOC127768711; this translates as MPAPPAASWRRHAAAAAASSSTRKTLLLLLPVLLLLLFFVLSRAPDLTLSPAAASSRRLYAGVRPFDCYASQQASPVFASLVEGVPHPFFYSLADMGALPDHPHKNIARILKGKRFRKPDISETIQQLLGGKVGIGSRGVVVDVGANVGMASFAAAVMGFRVVAFEPVLENLQRICDGVYLNRVQDQVVVYHAAASDRVGNITMHKVIGRLDNSAISATGAKLAFKANEEIAVEVATIPLDEVILDAERVVLIKIDVQGWEYHVLRGASKLLSRRKGDAPYLIYEEDERLLQASNSSAREIRAFLSSVGYNHCTRHGTDAHCTKN